One Mycobacterium sp. 050128 genomic window carries:
- a CDS encoding M50 family metallopeptidase: MMFAIGIVLFALAILISVALHECGHMWVARATGMKVRRYFVGFGPTLWSTRRGETEYGVKAVPLGGFCDIAGMTPVEDLAPDETDRAMYKQKTWKRVAVLFAGPGMNFIICLVLIYVIALIWGLPNLHPPTQAIVGETACIAPEVAPGKLGECTGPGPAAQAGIRPGDVVVKVGDTKVSTFDDMAAAIRKLHGTVPVVVERNGTPITAYVDITQTQRYVGNGQDGKPAAATVGAMGVGGVKQSPTHYGVLGAIPATFAFTGELTAEVGKALVAIPGKVGALVHAIGGGQRDPQTPMSVVGASIIGGDTVDHGLWVAFWFFLAQLNLILGAINLLPLLPFDGGHIAVAVFEKIRNLVRSARGMVAAAPVNYLKLMPATYVVLVFVVGYMLLTVTADLVNPIRLFQ; encoded by the coding sequence ATGATGTTCGCAATCGGCATTGTGCTGTTCGCGCTGGCCATCCTGATCTCGGTGGCCCTGCACGAATGCGGCCACATGTGGGTCGCGCGCGCCACCGGGATGAAGGTGCGCCGCTATTTCGTCGGCTTCGGCCCCACGCTGTGGTCGACTCGGCGCGGCGAGACCGAGTACGGCGTCAAGGCCGTTCCGCTGGGCGGCTTCTGCGACATCGCCGGGATGACCCCGGTCGAGGACCTGGCGCCCGACGAGACGGACCGGGCCATGTACAAGCAGAAAACGTGGAAGCGGGTCGCGGTGCTGTTCGCCGGCCCGGGCATGAACTTCATCATCTGCTTGGTCCTGATCTACGTGATCGCGCTGATCTGGGGGCTGCCCAACCTGCACCCGCCCACCCAGGCAATTGTCGGCGAAACCGCTTGCATCGCACCAGAAGTCGCGCCGGGCAAGCTTGGCGAGTGCACCGGTCCCGGGCCGGCCGCGCAGGCCGGCATCCGCCCCGGCGACGTGGTGGTCAAGGTCGGCGACACCAAGGTGTCCACCTTCGACGACATGGCCGCCGCGATCCGCAAGCTGCACGGCACCGTCCCGGTCGTCGTCGAACGTAACGGCACCCCGATCACCGCCTACGTCGACATCACGCAGACCCAGCGATACGTGGGCAACGGACAGGACGGCAAGCCCGCCGCCGCAACGGTCGGCGCCATGGGCGTCGGTGGCGTCAAACAGTCGCCCACGCACTACGGCGTGCTCGGCGCCATCCCCGCGACGTTCGCCTTCACCGGCGAACTGACGGCCGAGGTGGGCAAGGCGCTGGTCGCGATCCCCGGCAAGGTCGGCGCGCTGGTGCACGCGATCGGTGGCGGGCAGCGTGACCCGCAGACGCCGATGAGCGTCGTCGGGGCCAGCATCATCGGCGGTGACACCGTCGACCACGGGCTGTGGGTGGCGTTCTGGTTCTTCCTGGCCCAGCTGAACCTGATCCTGGGCGCGATCAACCTGTTGCCGCTGCTGCCGTTCGACGGCGGCCACATCGCCGTCGCGGTCTTCGAAAAGATCCGCAACCTGGTCCGGTCCGCGCGTGGCATGGTCGCGGCCGCCCCGGTCAACTACCTCAAGCTGATGCCGGCGACCTATGTGGTCCTGGTATTCGTGGTCGGCTACATGCTGCTGACCGTGACCGCCGATCTGGTCAACCCGATCAGGCTCTTCCAATGA
- a CDS encoding fasciclin domain-containing protein, with product MTNVQAKTVAAASLAAIAIVGFSGCSSNKPAAQSSTSSSVATSSMAAPVTTSASADPAADLIGPGCSAYASQNPSGPGSVAGMAQDPVATAASNNPMLSTLTSALSGKLNPQVNLVETLNNGQYTVFAPTNAAFDKLPAATLDKLKTDAALLKSILTYHVVQGQLSPAKVDGAHATLQGANATVTGQGNDLKVNDAGLVCGGVHTANATVYMIDTVLMPPNQ from the coding sequence ATGACGAATGTTCAGGCCAAGACAGTCGCGGCGGCCAGCCTGGCTGCGATCGCGATAGTGGGTTTCTCGGGGTGTTCGAGCAACAAACCCGCAGCTCAAAGCTCGACCAGCTCGAGCGTTGCGACCAGCAGCATGGCGGCGCCGGTGACCACGTCCGCCTCGGCCGACCCGGCGGCGGACCTGATCGGGCCCGGGTGCTCGGCATATGCCTCGCAGAACCCCAGCGGCCCCGGATCGGTTGCGGGGATGGCGCAGGATCCCGTCGCGACGGCGGCGTCGAACAACCCGATGCTGAGCACCCTGACCTCGGCGCTGTCCGGCAAGCTCAACCCACAGGTGAACCTGGTCGAGACCCTCAACAACGGCCAGTACACGGTGTTCGCTCCCACTAACGCCGCGTTCGACAAGCTTCCGGCGGCCACTCTCGACAAGCTCAAGACCGACGCCGCCCTGCTCAAAAGCATCCTGACCTACCACGTGGTGCAGGGTCAGCTGAGTCCGGCAAAAGTCGATGGCGCCCACGCGACGCTGCAGGGCGCTAACGCGACGGTGACCGGCCAAGGAAACGACCTGAAGGTGAACGACGCGGGCCTGGTGTGCGGCGGGGTGCACACCGCCAACGCGACCGTGTACATGATCGACACGGTGCTGATGCCGCCGAATCAGTAG
- a CDS encoding fasciclin domain-containing protein — protein MHNRVAATSFVAAGILGLAVAISPTAAAADLVGPGCADYAAANPSGPASVDGMSQVPVAVAASNNPQLTTLTAALSGKLNPQVNLVDTLNNGQYTVFAPTDAAFNKLPESTIGQLKTDATLLKSILTYHVVQGQLSPAKVDGTHPTLQGASTTVTGQGNSLKVNNAAVVCGGVPTANATVYMIDTVLMPPS, from the coding sequence ATGCACAATCGAGTGGCGGCAACAAGCTTCGTGGCCGCTGGCATTCTGGGCTTGGCGGTAGCCATCTCCCCGACTGCTGCGGCGGCCGATTTGGTAGGACCGGGCTGCGCGGATTACGCGGCGGCCAACCCCAGCGGTCCCGCTTCGGTAGACGGGATGTCGCAGGTCCCGGTCGCAGTGGCGGCCTCGAACAATCCGCAACTGACAACGCTGACAGCAGCCTTGTCGGGCAAGCTCAACCCGCAGGTGAACCTGGTCGACACGCTCAACAACGGCCAGTACACGGTGTTCGCACCGACGGATGCCGCGTTCAACAAGTTGCCCGAGTCAACGATCGGCCAGCTGAAGACCGACGCGACGCTTCTCAAAAGCATACTGACCTACCACGTGGTGCAGGGTCAGTTGAGCCCAGCCAAGGTCGATGGCACACACCCCACGCTGCAGGGCGCCAGCACTACGGTGACCGGCCAAGGCAACTCCCTCAAGGTCAACAACGCCGCCGTGGTCTGCGGCGGGGTGCCCACCGCCAACGCGACGGTGTACATGATCGACACGGTGCTGATGCCTCCGTCGTAG
- a CDS encoding GNAT family N-acetyltransferase gives MSAPPLFRLVGDRRVSVVRDAAAVWRVFDEDPIGSCMVASRVADHGIDPGAIGGELWTRRGADESLCFAGANLIPLRGLPADLNAFADEAMSGTRRCSSLVGRASLVLPMWERLETAWGPARDVRERQPLMALAKHPMCDLDPEVRQVRPEELDAYLVAAVDMFIGEVGIDPRLGDGGRGYRRRVASLIAAGRAWARFEHGQVVFKAEVGSQSPAVGQIQGVWVHPEWRGLGLGARGTAMLAAVIVGSGRIASLYVNDFNEVARAAYARVGFAEVGTFATVLLD, from the coding sequence ATGTCGGCTCCGCCCCTGTTTCGCCTGGTCGGCGACAGACGGGTGTCCGTGGTGCGCGACGCCGCCGCGGTGTGGCGCGTATTCGACGAAGATCCGATCGGGTCCTGCATGGTCGCCTCCCGCGTCGCCGATCACGGCATCGACCCCGGCGCGATCGGCGGGGAGCTGTGGACCCGCCGCGGCGCGGACGAGTCGCTGTGTTTTGCCGGTGCCAACCTGATCCCGTTGCGCGGGCTGCCGGCCGACCTGAACGCTTTTGCCGACGAGGCGATGAGCGGCACGCGGCGCTGTTCCTCGCTGGTCGGGCGGGCCAGCCTGGTCCTGCCGATGTGGGAGCGGCTCGAGACGGCCTGGGGTCCGGCGCGTGACGTGCGCGAACGCCAACCGCTGATGGCGCTGGCCAAACACCCGATGTGTGACCTCGACCCCGAGGTGCGTCAGGTGCGCCCGGAGGAGCTGGACGCCTACCTGGTGGCCGCGGTCGACATGTTCATCGGTGAGGTCGGCATCGACCCGCGCCTGGGCGACGGCGGCCGCGGCTACCGCCGCCGGGTGGCCAGCCTGATCGCCGCCGGGCGTGCCTGGGCCCGGTTCGAGCACGGTCAGGTCGTCTTCAAGGCCGAGGTCGGATCGCAATCGCCTGCGGTCGGGCAGATCCAGGGCGTCTGGGTGCATCCGGAGTGGCGCGGCCTGGGGCTCGGTGCCCGGGGTACCGCGATGCTGGCCGCCGTGATCGTCGGCAGCGGGCGCATCGCCAGCCTGTACGTGAACGACTTCAACGAGGTGGCGCGCGCCGCCTACGCCCGGGTGGGTTTCGCCGAGGTCGGCACCTTCGCCACGGTCCTGCTGGACTAG
- a CDS encoding penicillin-binding transpeptidase domain-containing protein, translated as MATKTSSVSVVSAAAVLLLVAAAALSGCTPRPDGPGPAAEKFFRALAIGDTATAAQLSDNPNEARDALNAAWAGLQATHLDAQILSSKYAEDTGTVSYRFSWHLPKNRVWSYDGQLKMARDEGRWEVRWAPNGLHPKLGEHQTFALRADAPRRASVNELGGSDVLAPGYRYHYTLDANKAGPPQSLSFTTHSIVDVLRPFNDTLTDPQLLAERASSTPNQVDLGVTLLPADNDKVFPVIGRLPGIVVTPQADMLATDPHFAPAVVGEVKKAVIDQLDGQAGWRVVSVNQNNVDVAVLHEVDGAPAPSVSITLDRIVQNAAQRAVDNKGGKAMIVAIKPSTGEILAIAQNGAADADGLPATNGLFPPGSTFKMVTAGAAVDRDLATPNSMVGCPGHLDIGHRTIPNYGGFDLGVVSMSRAFASSCNTTFAELSSRMPPRGLTQTASQYGIGLDYTVDGISTVTGSVPPTVDLAERTEDGFGQGRVLASPFGMALVAATVAAGKTPVPQLIAGRPTTVEGDSTPISPKMIDALRPMMRLVVTNGTAKEINGCGEIYGKTGEAEFPGGSHSWFAGYRGDLAFAALIVGGGSSEWAVRMTKFMFESLPPGYLT; from the coding sequence ATGGCCACAAAAACCTCATCAGTATCAGTTGTATCGGCGGCTGCGGTCTTGCTGCTCGTCGCGGCTGCGGCGCTGTCTGGATGCACGCCGCGGCCCGACGGTCCGGGCCCCGCCGCGGAAAAGTTCTTCCGCGCCTTGGCCATTGGCGACACCGCGACGGCCGCCCAACTCAGCGACAACCCCAACGAGGCTCGCGATGCGCTCAACGCGGCCTGGGCCGGGCTGCAGGCCACCCATCTGGACGCGCAGATCCTCAGCTCGAAGTACGCCGAGGACACCGGCACGGTCAGCTATCGGTTCAGCTGGCATCTGCCGAAGAACCGGGTGTGGAGCTATGACGGCCAGCTGAAGATGGCCCGCGACGAGGGCCGGTGGGAGGTCCGGTGGGCGCCCAACGGGCTGCACCCCAAGCTGGGGGAGCACCAGACGTTCGCGTTGCGCGCCGACGCGCCGCGGCGCGCCTCGGTGAACGAACTCGGCGGTAGCGATGTGCTGGCGCCGGGCTACCGCTATCACTACACGCTGGACGCCAACAAGGCCGGACCGCCGCAGTCGTTGAGCTTCACCACCCATTCGATCGTCGACGTGCTGCGGCCGTTCAACGACACGCTGACCGACCCGCAGCTGCTCGCCGAGCGGGCCAGCTCGACGCCCAACCAGGTGGACCTGGGCGTCACGCTGCTTCCCGCCGACAACGACAAGGTGTTTCCGGTGATCGGCCGGCTGCCCGGGATCGTGGTCACCCCGCAGGCCGACATGCTGGCGACCGACCCACATTTCGCGCCCGCCGTCGTCGGCGAGGTCAAGAAGGCCGTGATCGACCAACTCGACGGTCAGGCGGGCTGGCGGGTGGTCAGCGTCAACCAGAACAACGTCGACGTCGCGGTGCTGCATGAGGTCGACGGGGCGCCGGCCCCGTCGGTGTCGATCACCTTGGACCGGATCGTGCAGAACGCCGCTCAGCGCGCGGTGGACAACAAGGGCGGCAAGGCGATGATCGTCGCGATCAAGCCGTCGACGGGCGAGATCCTCGCGATCGCGCAGAACGGCGCGGCCGACGCCGACGGCCTGCCCGCCACCAACGGCCTGTTCCCGCCCGGGTCGACGTTCAAGATGGTCACCGCCGGCGCCGCCGTCGACCGCGATTTGGCCACACCCAACTCGATGGTCGGCTGCCCGGGCCATCTCGACATCGGGCACCGCACCATCCCCAACTACGGCGGCTTCGACCTCGGCGTGGTGTCGATGTCCCGCGCGTTCGCCAGTTCCTGCAACACCACGTTTGCCGAGTTGAGCAGCAGGATGCCGCCGCGGGGCCTGACGCAGACGGCCTCCCAGTACGGGATCGGGCTCGACTACACGGTGGACGGCATCAGCACCGTGACCGGGTCCGTGCCGCCGACGGTCGACCTGGCCGAGCGCACCGAAGACGGCTTCGGCCAGGGCCGGGTCCTGGCCAGCCCGTTCGGCATGGCGCTGGTGGCGGCGACCGTCGCCGCGGGGAAAACCCCTGTGCCGCAATTGATCGCGGGCCGCCCGACGACGGTCGAGGGTGACAGCACCCCGATCAGCCCGAAGATGATCGACGCGCTGCGCCCGATGATGCGGCTGGTGGTGACCAATGGGACCGCCAAGGAGATCAACGGCTGCGGTGAGATCTACGGGAAGACGGGTGAGGCCGAGTTCCCGGGCGGCTCGCACTCCTGGTTCGCCGGGTACCGCGGCGATCTGGCCTTCGCGGCGCTGATCGTCGGGGGCGGCAGCTCGGAATGGGCGGTCCGGATGACCAAATTCATGTTCGAGTCGCTGCCGCCGGGCTATCTGACCTGA
- a CDS encoding DUF1707 SHOCT-like domain-containing protein — protein MTDSGGDMVTLRVSDADRNGTMRRLHNAVALGLIDIGEFEQRSSRVSYARTQGELDGLVGDLPGPGAIVTSAADRIELRGWAGSLRRHGEWTVPTRLALVRRLGSVKLELTKARFAGPVVVVELDVRFGSVDIWLPDGASASIDDVEVYVGSARDRRKDAPGEGRPHVVLTGRVVCGSVTIHGPRRSLLHRRKA, from the coding sequence ATGACGGATAGCGGCGGGGACATGGTGACGCTGCGCGTCTCCGATGCGGACCGCAACGGCACGATGCGGCGGCTGCACAACGCGGTTGCGCTCGGCCTGATCGATATCGGCGAATTCGAGCAGCGCTCGTCGCGGGTGTCCTACGCGCGCACCCAGGGCGAGCTGGACGGCCTGGTCGGTGACCTGCCCGGGCCGGGCGCGATCGTCACCTCGGCGGCGGATCGGATCGAGCTGCGTGGCTGGGCCGGCTCGCTGCGGCGGCACGGCGAATGGACGGTGCCCACCCGGTTGGCGCTGGTACGACGGCTGGGTTCGGTCAAACTCGAGCTCACCAAGGCCCGGTTCGCCGGCCCGGTGGTGGTCGTCGAGCTCGACGTGCGGTTCGGCTCGGTCGACATCTGGCTGCCGGATGGCGCCAGCGCCTCGATCGACGACGTCGAGGTCTACGTCGGCAGTGCTCGCGACCGCCGCAAGGATGCCCCCGGCGAGGGCAGGCCGCATGTGGTGCTGACCGGCCGGGTGGTGTGCGGCTCGGTGACCATCCACGGACCCCGCCGCTCGCTTCTGCATCGCCGCAAGGCCTGA
- the dxr gene encoding 1-deoxy-D-xylulose-5-phosphate reductoisomerase, whose protein sequence is MTYRRHNGWVGNPRTDAQADGPIRVLVLGSTGSIGTQALQVIAANPDRFEVVGLAAGGSNPDTLARQRAETGVTNIAVADEQAAATLGDVAFHGPDAVTRLVEETEADVVLNALVGALGLRPTLAALHSGARLALANKESLIAGGPLVLKAARPGQIVPVDSEHSALAQCLRGGEPDEVAKLVLTASGGPFRGWAVADLEAVTPEQAGAHPTWSMGPMNTLNSASLVNKGLELIETHLLFDVAYDRIEVVVHPQSIVHSMVTFIDGSTIAQASPPDMKLPIALALGWPRRVPGAAAYCDFTTASTWEFEPLDSEVFPAVELARQAGEIGGCMTAVYNAANEEAAAAFLDGRISFPAIVRTIADVLSAADQWAVLPANVDEVLDAQRWARERAQRAVATTSPAKVPGMVLERS, encoded by the coding sequence ATGACCTACCGGCGGCACAATGGGTGGGTGGGCAACCCGAGGACCGATGCGCAGGCCGATGGGCCGATCCGCGTACTCGTGCTGGGCAGCACCGGCTCCATCGGTACCCAGGCGCTGCAGGTCATCGCCGCCAACCCGGACCGCTTCGAGGTGGTCGGGCTGGCGGCGGGGGGCTCAAATCCGGACACCTTGGCGCGCCAGCGGGCCGAGACCGGGGTGACCAATATCGCCGTCGCCGACGAGCAAGCCGCCGCGACGCTCGGCGACGTCGCGTTTCACGGCCCCGACGCGGTCACCCGGCTGGTCGAGGAAACCGAGGCCGACGTCGTGCTCAATGCCCTGGTCGGGGCGTTGGGCCTGCGACCGACGCTGGCGGCGCTGCACTCGGGTGCCCGACTGGCGCTGGCCAACAAGGAATCGCTGATCGCCGGCGGTCCGCTGGTCCTCAAGGCGGCGCGACCGGGGCAGATCGTGCCGGTGGACTCCGAGCACTCCGCGCTGGCCCAGTGCCTGCGCGGCGGCGAGCCCGACGAGGTCGCCAAGCTGGTGCTGACCGCGTCGGGCGGCCCGTTTCGCGGCTGGGCCGTCGCCGACCTCGAGGCCGTCACCCCCGAGCAGGCCGGCGCCCATCCGACCTGGTCGATGGGCCCGATGAACACGCTGAACTCGGCGTCGCTGGTGAACAAGGGACTCGAGCTCATCGAAACCCACCTGCTGTTCGACGTTGCGTACGACCGCATCGAGGTCGTCGTGCACCCCCAGTCGATTGTTCATTCAATGGTCACGTTCATCGACGGCTCGACGATCGCCCAGGCCAGCCCGCCGGACATGAAGCTGCCCATCGCGCTGGCGCTGGGCTGGCCGCGGCGGGTGCCCGGTGCGGCCGCGTATTGCGACTTCACCACCGCGTCTACCTGGGAGTTCGAGCCGTTGGACAGCGAAGTTTTCCCGGCCGTCGAGCTGGCCCGACAGGCCGGCGAGATCGGCGGCTGCATGACCGCGGTCTACAACGCCGCCAACGAGGAGGCCGCGGCGGCCTTCCTGGACGGCCGCATCAGCTTTCCGGCCATCGTCAGAACAATCGCCGACGTGCTGAGCGCCGCCGACCAATGGGCCGTTTTACCGGCTAACGTGGATGAGGTACTAGACGCGCAGCGCTGGGCGCGGGAGCGAGCGCAGCGCGCGGTCGCAACTACAAGCCCCGCCAAAGTGCCGGGAATGGTCTTAGAAAGGTCCTAG
- the ispG gene encoding flavodoxin-dependent (E)-4-hydroxy-3-methylbut-2-enyl-diphosphate synthase: protein MTGIGLGMPEAPAPTLAPRRRTRQLMVRDVGVGSDSPISVQSMCTTKTHDVNTTLQQIAELTAAGCDIVRVACPRQEDADALAEIARHSQIPVIADIHFQPKYIFAAIDAGCAAVRVNPGNIKEFDGRVGEVAKAAAAAGIPIRIGVNAGSLDKRFMEKYGKATPEALVESALWEASLFEEHGFGDIKISVKHNDPVVMVAAYEQLAAACDYPLHLGVTEAGPAFQGTIKSAVAFGALLSRGIGDTIRVSLSAPPVEEVKVGIQILESLNLRPRGLEIVSCPSCGRAQVDVYTLANAVSAGLDGLDVPLRVAVMGCVVNGPGEAREADLGVASGNGKGQIFVRGEVIKTVPEAQIVETLIEEAMRLASDMASDNGPGTTASGTPVVTVS from the coding sequence ATGACGGGCATTGGCCTGGGCATGCCGGAAGCACCGGCGCCTACGCTTGCGCCCCGGCGTAGAACGCGCCAATTGATGGTTCGCGACGTCGGGGTCGGCAGCGATTCCCCGATTTCGGTGCAGTCGATGTGCACCACCAAGACGCACGACGTCAATACGACGCTGCAGCAGATCGCCGAGCTGACCGCCGCGGGCTGCGACATCGTCCGGGTGGCGTGCCCGCGTCAGGAGGATGCCGACGCGCTGGCCGAGATCGCCCGGCACAGCCAGATCCCGGTGATCGCCGACATCCACTTCCAGCCGAAGTACATCTTCGCCGCGATCGACGCCGGGTGTGCCGCGGTGCGGGTCAATCCGGGCAACATCAAGGAGTTCGACGGCCGGGTCGGTGAGGTCGCCAAGGCGGCCGCCGCGGCCGGCATCCCGATCCGCATCGGCGTCAACGCCGGCTCGCTGGACAAGCGGTTCATGGAGAAGTATGGCAAGGCCACCCCCGAGGCGCTGGTCGAGTCGGCGCTGTGGGAGGCCTCGCTGTTCGAGGAGCACGGCTTCGGCGACATCAAGATCAGCGTCAAGCACAACGACCCAGTCGTGATGGTCGCCGCCTACGAGCAGCTGGCCGCGGCGTGCGACTATCCGCTGCACCTCGGTGTGACCGAGGCCGGGCCGGCCTTCCAGGGCACCATCAAGTCGGCGGTGGCCTTCGGCGCGCTGCTGTCCCGCGGCATCGGCGACACCATCCGGGTGTCCCTGTCGGCGCCACCGGTCGAGGAAGTCAAGGTCGGCATTCAGATTCTCGAATCGCTGAACCTGCGCCCGCGCGGGCTCGAGATCGTGTCCTGCCCGTCGTGCGGCCGTGCGCAGGTCGACGTCTACACCCTGGCCAACGCGGTGTCCGCGGGCCTGGACGGGCTCGACGTGCCGCTGCGGGTCGCCGTGATGGGCTGTGTCGTCAACGGTCCGGGGGAGGCCCGCGAGGCCGATCTCGGCGTTGCCTCCGGAAACGGCAAGGGCCAGATATTCGTTCGCGGCGAGGTGATCAAGACCGTTCCCGAAGCTCAGATCGTCGAGACACTGATCGAAGAGGCGATGCGGTTGGCTTCGGATATGGCTAGTGATAACGGTCCTGGCACAACAGCCAGCGGGACGCCGGTTGTCACCGTAAGCTGA
- a CDS encoding cytochrome c biogenesis protein DipZ, whose translation MLTLALVGLLGGLITGISPCILPVLPVIFFSGTQTSTEQPPETEGAVAVKAKRTLSATLRPYRVIGGLVLSFSVVTLLGSALLSALHLPLDTIRWVALAALVAIGVGLISPRFEQLLERPFSRLPQKQIVTRGRGFGLGLALGVLYVPCAGPVLAAIVVAGATATIGVATIVLTGAFALGAALPLLFFALAGQRVAERVKAFRSRQREIRIAAGIVTILLAVALVFDLPAVLQRAIPDYAGSLQQKIGGSEQIREKLNLGGIVTDQNAQLSNCSNGGTTLENCGPAPDLKGITGWLNTPGGAPIALDSLRGKVVLVDFWAYSCINCQRAIPYVVGWYRAYQDSGLVVLGVHTPEYAFERVPDNVTKGAADLGITYPVALDNGYSTWTNYRNRYWPAEYLIDAHGTVRHIKFGEGDYDVTEGLIRQLLTDADPGVKLPKPVDAADTTPKARLTPETYFAVGKVVNYGGAGGYDEGAATFDYPPTLAADKFALRGPWSLDYQGATADGDNSAVKLNYHAKNVYIVVGGTGNLTVVRDGKAATLPISGPPTAHQIVGGDQVGSGSLEVQPSKGLQVFSFTYG comes from the coding sequence ATGTTGACGCTCGCGCTGGTTGGCCTCCTCGGCGGTCTCATCACCGGAATATCACCGTGCATCCTGCCGGTGCTTCCGGTGATCTTCTTCTCGGGAACGCAAACCTCCACCGAGCAGCCGCCGGAAACCGAAGGCGCCGTGGCGGTCAAGGCGAAGCGGACTCTGTCAGCGACGTTGCGTCCCTACCGGGTGATCGGCGGCCTGGTGCTGAGTTTCAGCGTGGTCACATTGCTGGGTTCGGCATTGTTGTCGGCGCTGCACCTGCCGCTGGACACCATCCGCTGGGTGGCCCTGGCCGCCCTGGTGGCGATCGGCGTCGGCCTGATCTCTCCCCGATTCGAACAGCTGCTGGAGCGACCGTTCTCCCGCCTCCCCCAGAAGCAAATAGTCACTCGGGGAAGAGGTTTCGGGCTAGGGCTGGCGCTGGGCGTGTTGTACGTCCCCTGTGCCGGTCCGGTCCTCGCCGCGATCGTGGTGGCCGGCGCCACTGCGACTATCGGCGTGGCGACGATAGTGCTGACCGGCGCATTCGCGCTGGGCGCCGCCCTGCCGCTGCTGTTCTTCGCGCTGGCCGGCCAACGGGTGGCCGAGCGGGTAAAGGCCTTCCGAAGCCGGCAGCGCGAGATCCGCATCGCCGCAGGCATTGTGACGATCCTGCTCGCGGTGGCGTTGGTGTTCGATCTGCCGGCCGTGCTGCAGCGGGCGATTCCCGATTACGCCGGGTCGCTGCAGCAGAAAATCGGCGGCTCCGAGCAGATACGGGAAAAGCTGAATCTCGGCGGCATCGTCACCGACCAGAACGCCCAACTGTCGAACTGCAGCAACGGCGGCACTACGCTCGAGAACTGCGGTCCCGCGCCCGATCTCAAAGGGATAACCGGCTGGCTGAACACACCCGGCGGTGCGCCGATCGCCCTGGATTCGTTGCGCGGCAAAGTCGTGCTGGTCGACTTCTGGGCGTATTCCTGCATCAATTGCCAACGCGCCATCCCCTATGTCGTCGGCTGGTACCGGGCATACCAGGACAGCGGTTTGGTGGTCCTCGGCGTGCACACCCCCGAGTACGCGTTCGAGAGGGTCCCGGACAACGTCACCAAAGGCGCGGCGGATCTGGGCATCACGTACCCGGTCGCGCTGGACAACGGCTACTCCACCTGGACGAACTACCGCAACCGGTACTGGCCGGCCGAATACCTGATCGACGCCCACGGCACCGTGCGGCACATCAAGTTCGGCGAGGGCGACTACGACGTCACCGAGGGCCTGATCAGGCAGTTGCTCACCGATGCCGATCCCGGCGTCAAGCTGCCCAAACCTGTGGACGCCGCCGACACCACCCCGAAGGCCAGGCTGACCCCGGAGACGTACTTCGCGGTCGGCAAGGTCGTCAACTACGGCGGCGCCGGCGGGTACGACGAAGGGGCGGCGACCTTCGATTACCCGCCGACCCTGGCGGCCGACAAGTTCGCCTTAAGGGGCCCGTGGTCGCTCGACTATCAGGGCGCGACGGCAGACGGCGACAACTCGGCCGTCAAACTCAACTACCACGCCAAAAACGTCTACATCGTCGTCGGCGGCACCGGGAACCTCACGGTGGTGCGCGACGGAAAAGCCGCGACGTTGCCGATCAGCGGGCCGCCGACCGCCCACCAGATTGTCGGCGGTGACCAGGTGGGATCGGGATCGCTTGAGGTGCAACCCAGCAAGGGACTCCAAGTATTTTCCTTCACCTACGGCTGA